One genomic region from Candidatus Xiphinematobacter sp. encodes:
- a CDS encoding polysaccharide deacetylase family protein — protein sequence MYYSRLTPYNRIFREGVPILTYHKLERPPQGVRRKDLYVRPCLFKKQMEELWKEGFCTTHLRAQKNFAQPKNNRLVITFDDGSRTVFQHAMVPLWKLGFTAIQYLVTEHIGGRNEWDTLLGEVEDPLMDESQVRTWLSAGHKIGAHTLTHPHLTYLDRRQAREEIASSKKKLEDMFGVAVQHFCYPYGSWKVWVRDLVEEAGYKTAVTTDPGICHTNAIDPFILPRISVRQPPMNLRGLLDRLLSFLFL from the coding sequence GTGTACTACTCCAGGCTTACCCCATACAATCGCATTTTCAGGGAAGGAGTACCCATTCTAACCTATCATAAGCTAGAGAGACCTCCACAGGGAGTACGCAGGAAGGACCTCTATGTGCGACCGTGTCTGTTCAAAAAGCAAATGGAAGAACTTTGGAAGGAAGGGTTCTGTACCACTCACTTACGAGCGCAGAAAAATTTTGCCCAGCCAAAGAACAATCGCTTGGTGATTACTTTTGATGATGGAAGTAGGACAGTTTTTCAGCATGCCATGGTCCCGCTCTGGAAGTTAGGCTTCACCGCAATCCAGTACCTAGTTACAGAGCACATCGGAGGAAGAAATGAGTGGGACACTTTACTCGGGGAAGTGGAGGATCCTCTCATGGATGAGAGCCAAGTACGTACTTGGCTGTCCGCTGGTCACAAGATCGGTGCTCACACCTTGACGCACCCGCACCTAACATATTTGGATCGACGGCAAGCCAGGGAAGAAATTGCCTCTAGCAAAAAAAAGCTGGAGGACATGTTTGGGGTAGCTGTTCAGCATTTCTGCTATCCTTATGGTAGTTGGAAGGTATGGGTGCGAGACCTGGTAGAAGAGGCTGGATACAAGACAGCCGTAACGACCGATCCCGGTATTTGCCACACTAATGCCATAGATCCGTTCATTTTGCCACGCATTAGCGTACGCCAGCCACCCATGAATTTACGAGGCTTGCTAGATCGGCTCCTCTCCTTCCTTTTCCTCTGA
- the recR gene encoding recombination protein RecR, with protein sequence MYYPKPYLLLTEELQHLPGIGPRSAERIALWLLQSRDANPARLARSIQEASQCLRSCKLCGFFTTEDLCRICSAPERRVYPICVVETASDIVAIERAGVFSGRYHALGGKFSPLDGIGPEQLRIPSLLARVESERPQELILALSADVEGDATSHYLAHLFSEKGVLVSRIAHGLPVGGGLEYADVGTLSYAISGRSEISLK encoded by the coding sequence ATTTACTACCCTAAACCGTACCTGCTTCTCACAGAAGAATTGCAGCATTTGCCCGGAATTGGTCCTCGCAGTGCGGAGCGCATTGCCCTCTGGCTTCTCCAATCTCGTGATGCCAACCCTGCTCGACTTGCCAGGTCTATTCAGGAGGCCTCGCAATGTCTAAGGAGCTGCAAGCTGTGCGGTTTTTTCACAACGGAGGATCTCTGCCGAATCTGTAGTGCACCAGAACGGCGTGTTTATCCCATCTGCGTGGTGGAAACTGCCAGTGATATCGTTGCCATTGAGCGTGCCGGCGTTTTTTCGGGTCGCTACCATGCTTTGGGGGGAAAATTCTCTCCACTGGACGGTATTGGTCCTGAACAACTGCGGATCCCGTCTCTTTTAGCGAGAGTGGAGTCTGAGCGTCCGCAAGAGCTTATCCTTGCGCTGAGTGCCGATGTGGAAGGAGACGCAACCTCACACTATCTGGCTCATCTCTTTTCTGAAAAAGGGGTTTTGGTAAGTCGCATTGCCCATGGACTTCCAGTCGGTGGTGGGTTAGAGTACGCCGACGTGGGCACGCTCTCTTATGCTATCTCCGGTCGAAGCGAAATCTCGCTGAAGTAG
- a CDS encoding thioredoxin family protein, whose translation MAPSKTFQVGLLLQMPPGWHTFWKNPGSIGIPIAIDWKLPDGFKASALRWPVPEYIILEDGVVDYGYRGEVLLIAQIRPPNRLDMKEVTINGHVTWLACADSSCAPEIADLSLTLPVSTRVESKNDQFFRKSERLLPLLSNPPFPVVFSKYAGGIEIHAQPSEDVKRLLFFPLPAPQQLIGKISTIHHLPQDRREWVIRVPVNNGPLNGVLVAENTNNTREGYEFTDISPSSTFSRRIPAPGSIASSTLLQAIFYGFLGGLILNLMPCVLPVISLKIFGLIQQAEKNRGRIPYHGLAFTAGIFFWFFLLASLVLVLKSQGNISNWTAFQFQSPVFNLVVIVVTFVLALSMFGIFEVSIPSTVATGLVRLSEWDGLWGAFFHGTFTTLLATPCTSPFLGTALGLSLAQSNATAFAVFMAAATGMALPYLILSIQTSWIRLIPKPGLWMEWTKQLMGFPLLATIIWLLGVLGNQLGTSSIVATLTLLLLLAICCWSLGIFQNSRGRYQQQGLLPPWWLLLACLTIVTSATYYLAWPHGARAYTTRAQSGKYSKIPWLPYSDSILHRAQAIGYHVFVNFTADWCLSCKFNEKAVLDRPVVIAAFQSKGIIPLKADWTNWDPVICAALHSFGRISVPLYVLYPAKTSRDPIILSELLTEAEVLNALEGLATSGKTIPLS comes from the coding sequence GTGGCCCCAAGCAAAACTTTCCAGGTTGGATTACTTCTCCAAATGCCTCCGGGATGGCATACCTTCTGGAAAAATCCAGGTAGTATAGGTATTCCCATAGCCATCGACTGGAAACTGCCGGATGGATTTAAGGCTTCAGCTCTTCGATGGCCTGTTCCAGAATACATCATCCTAGAAGATGGTGTCGTGGACTATGGATACAGAGGGGAGGTCCTCCTTATTGCCCAAATCCGACCACCAAATCGACTGGATATGAAGGAGGTCACCATAAATGGGCACGTCACTTGGCTGGCATGCGCCGATAGCAGCTGCGCTCCGGAGATAGCAGATCTGTCCCTTACTCTTCCTGTATCCACCCGCGTTGAGTCAAAGAATGACCAATTTTTTAGGAAATCCGAGCGTCTCCTACCCCTTCTCAGTAATCCTCCGTTCCCTGTAGTTTTCTCCAAATACGCCGGAGGGATAGAAATCCATGCCCAGCCCAGTGAAGATGTCAAGAGACTCCTATTTTTTCCCCTTCCAGCCCCTCAGCAGTTAATTGGCAAAATAAGCACGATTCATCATCTTCCCCAAGATAGAAGGGAGTGGGTTATTCGGGTTCCGGTTAACAACGGACCCCTGAACGGGGTTCTAGTTGCAGAGAACACAAACAACACCCGCGAGGGATATGAGTTCACAGATATTTCCCCAAGCTCTACCTTTTCCAGAAGGATCCCGGCTCCGGGTTCTATAGCTTCTTCTACTCTGCTTCAAGCAATTTTTTATGGATTCCTAGGCGGATTGATCCTGAATTTAATGCCTTGTGTCCTTCCAGTCATTTCTCTGAAAATCTTTGGCTTAATTCAACAGGCGGAAAAAAATCGTGGAAGGATTCCCTACCACGGGCTGGCTTTCACAGCTGGAATCTTTTTTTGGTTTTTTTTATTAGCAAGTCTTGTCCTAGTCTTAAAGTCCCAGGGAAATATTTCTAACTGGACAGCGTTCCAATTCCAGAGTCCTGTCTTTAATTTGGTTGTTATTGTAGTAACATTCGTCCTCGCCCTGAGCATGTTTGGCATCTTTGAGGTCTCCATCCCCAGTACAGTGGCGACCGGGCTTGTACGTCTCTCGGAGTGGGATGGGCTGTGGGGAGCTTTTTTTCACGGGACTTTCACTACGCTGCTAGCAACACCTTGCACCTCTCCATTCTTGGGTACAGCCCTCGGCCTTTCTTTAGCTCAAAGTAACGCGACAGCATTTGCGGTATTTATGGCCGCAGCAACTGGAATGGCATTACCTTATTTGATCCTCTCTATACAAACAAGCTGGATCCGGCTGATCCCTAAACCTGGCTTATGGATGGAATGGACAAAACAGCTGATGGGTTTTCCTCTGCTTGCTACAATAATCTGGCTGCTGGGTGTGCTGGGCAACCAGCTAGGAACATCGTCAATAGTTGCCACACTTACATTGCTATTATTGCTTGCTATCTGCTGCTGGTCATTGGGAATCTTTCAGAACTCCAGAGGACGCTACCAACAGCAGGGTTTACTACCGCCCTGGTGGCTGCTTTTAGCCTGTCTGACTATAGTGACCTCTGCCACTTATTACCTGGCATGGCCACATGGCGCACGCGCCTACACCACCAGAGCTCAAAGTGGCAAATATTCAAAAATCCCCTGGCTACCCTACTCCGACTCCATCCTACATAGAGCTCAAGCTATTGGCTATCACGTTTTTGTAAACTTTACCGCAGATTGGTGTCTTTCCTGCAAGTTCAATGAAAAAGCTGTTTTGGATCGTCCAGTTGTCATCGCTGCGTTTCAGTCTAAGGGAATTATACCGCTTAAAGCAGACTGGACTAACTGGGACCCTGTAATTTGTGCCGCTCTACACTCTTTCGGTCGCATTAGTGTCCCTCTCTATGTCCTCTATCCGGCCAAGACATCTAGGGACCCCATTATCTTGTCGGAGCTTCTTACTGAAGCCGAGGTTCTTAATGCTTTAGAGGGGCTTGCTACCAGTGGCAAAACCATACCGTTGTCTTGA
- a CDS encoding RluA family pseudouridine synthase, with product MNVSATSTVVGSSYTGWRLDRFAAAILPFPSRTHVQSLIRSGCIRLRGRVARPSEKVRTGDVIFVRRPVTPTPTSLVPEAIMPLRVLYEDTDLLVVNKEAGIVVHPGSGNWKGTLVGALLVHCRNLSKGSGAERPGIVHRLDKETSGCLVVAKNDAAHYRLSREFALRRVRKTYLAIVQGTCTVTDGTICVPICRHPFHRQRMSIASPPEGRDAVTHFQVLSSARGTSLLVCFPQTGRTHQIRVHLKHLGYPVLGDAIYGERRNFPHHLLHAWKLGFSHPTKGTPMEFCAPIPIEMQLDTFQKFWTPEKLCLRL from the coding sequence ATGAATGTGTCTGCTACTTCAACCGTCGTGGGTTCATCCTATACTGGATGGCGGTTGGATCGTTTTGCAGCAGCGATCCTTCCTTTTCCTTCCCGCACCCATGTGCAATCTTTAATTCGCTCTGGCTGTATTCGCCTTCGGGGGAGAGTAGCAAGGCCCTCCGAAAAGGTCCGAACTGGAGATGTCATTTTCGTTCGTCGGCCGGTAACACCCACCCCCACGAGTTTAGTTCCGGAAGCCATAATGCCTCTGCGTGTTTTGTACGAGGATACAGATCTACTCGTAGTTAACAAAGAAGCCGGGATAGTGGTTCATCCAGGATCTGGAAATTGGAAAGGGACTCTCGTTGGAGCCCTGTTGGTTCATTGTCGTAACCTCTCTAAGGGTAGTGGAGCAGAACGCCCAGGAATTGTTCATCGGTTGGATAAGGAAACTAGTGGATGTTTGGTAGTTGCGAAGAACGATGCTGCCCACTATAGGCTATCACGAGAATTTGCCCTGCGCAGGGTGAGGAAAACCTATCTTGCTATTGTTCAGGGTACCTGCACGGTAACGGACGGAACGATATGCGTCCCCATCTGCAGACATCCTTTCCATCGCCAAAGAATGTCCATCGCTTCTCCTCCTGAAGGGCGTGATGCAGTCACACATTTTCAGGTTCTTTCCAGCGCTCGTGGAACCAGTTTATTGGTTTGTTTTCCACAAACTGGACGCACCCACCAAATCCGTGTCCATCTAAAGCACTTGGGGTACCCTGTGTTAGGAGACGCAATTTACGGAGAGCGCAGAAATTTTCCACACCATCTCCTGCATGCCTGGAAACTCGGCTTTTCCCACCCTACTAAGGGAACCCCCATGGAATTTTGCGCGCCAATTCCAATTGAAATGCAGCTGGATACGTTCCAAAAGTTCTGGACGCCAGAAAAACTATGCTTGCGGCTGTAA
- a CDS encoding DNA translocase FtsK 4TM domain-containing protein, which yields MNRQRHARPCHEISSFLLLGTAALLLLALISYDPGDIPPHCPLISATVPCNPCIRNYIGLVGAVYAGYGYFLFGLGAYLISMLLAIFGVSKAIQPLFFFKERIGWGLVLLLSFCALAERQPWFFRSWDGGGIGEGPGGWFGRALSQAFVPFGTVGATMVLLALYVTSLIFATGLHPVDFLRKTASALTALFQKKRKKNFHQLDGLSRIKIRRKVLEKQANKPEKGPRRHLTQETSILLPSGTPLQQDPRVIDTSVPISPLISSRGKRLDDGSVCLVSKDCYVLPPIDLLDPPRGTPTGPIALQDTQRIILQVLRQFSIEARSGEITKGPAITRYEIYPAEGIRVDRILSLEKDIARATRAEDIRILAPIPGRDTIGIEITNAERVKVTLRELLETQAWTQSKASLPIALGKDIYGNTLLADLAKMPHLLLAGTTGSGKSVCISTIIASLIFHYSPKNLRFIMIDPKVVELQSFNPLPHLITPVVTNPKHALTTLRWLVGVMENRYRIFAACGVRNIQGFNAHSRNKLSERSNYKSCQNLDSTRMDTLETAHAFQKNGEGTREHLEYIVVIIDELADLMQTASSEVESVIIRIAQMARAAGIHLIVSTQTPRVEVLTGLIKANIPSRIAFQVASRIDSRVILDESGAERLLGQGDMLYLSASSSRLLRAQGALVTDEEAQRLVKFISSQLPPNYDRSIQEKLEEESAIHEEGLAEEDKVLIQKSISIIQQEQKVSISMLQRRLRLGYTRAARIIGFLERKRVLGSKYGTGDREILTEFGSVQKEQQEAGTKDLRQKTS from the coding sequence ATGAATCGTCAGCGCCATGCTAGGCCATGTCACGAAATTAGCAGCTTCCTCTTGCTTGGTACCGCAGCTTTGCTCCTTTTAGCCTTAATTTCCTACGATCCAGGTGATATTCCGCCCCACTGCCCTCTTATTTCAGCGACTGTCCCCTGCAACCCTTGTATAAGAAACTATATCGGTTTGGTGGGGGCAGTGTATGCTGGTTACGGTTATTTTCTTTTTGGATTGGGTGCCTATCTAATTTCTATGCTGTTGGCTATATTTGGAGTCAGCAAGGCTATCCAACCGCTTTTTTTCTTTAAAGAACGTATAGGATGGGGGTTGGTCCTTCTGCTAAGCTTCTGTGCTCTAGCCGAACGCCAGCCATGGTTCTTCCGTAGCTGGGATGGGGGAGGAATTGGAGAGGGCCCTGGCGGGTGGTTTGGACGCGCCCTTTCTCAGGCTTTTGTCCCCTTTGGGACAGTTGGAGCGACGATGGTACTCTTGGCTCTCTATGTTACTAGCCTAATCTTTGCTACTGGGCTTCATCCAGTTGACTTTCTCCGAAAAACGGCCTCAGCTCTCACTGCCCTTTTTCAGAAGAAACGAAAAAAAAACTTCCACCAACTGGATGGGTTATCCCGAATAAAAATTCGGAGGAAAGTGCTTGAAAAGCAGGCCAATAAGCCAGAAAAAGGGCCAAGGAGACATCTCACGCAAGAGACCTCTATTCTGCTCCCCTCGGGGACCCCTCTTCAACAAGATCCAAGAGTCATCGATACCTCCGTTCCAATATCCCCGTTAATTTCTTCTAGAGGGAAGCGACTCGATGATGGCTCAGTCTGTTTAGTGTCAAAGGACTGCTATGTGTTACCTCCTATAGATCTTCTTGATCCTCCTAGGGGTACACCCACTGGTCCTATAGCACTTCAAGATACTCAAAGGATTATCCTTCAAGTACTTCGGCAATTTTCTATTGAAGCAAGATCAGGTGAAATCACAAAAGGACCTGCCATCACCCGATACGAAATTTATCCTGCTGAGGGCATTCGTGTGGACCGCATTCTCAGCCTAGAGAAGGATATTGCCCGCGCTACGCGTGCCGAAGACATCAGGATCCTGGCCCCGATTCCAGGCAGAGATACCATAGGCATTGAGATTACTAATGCTGAAAGGGTAAAAGTCACTTTGCGTGAGCTCTTGGAAACACAAGCCTGGACTCAATCCAAGGCAAGCCTTCCTATTGCCCTAGGAAAGGACATCTATGGGAATACTCTGTTAGCTGATTTGGCAAAGATGCCACATCTCCTTTTGGCAGGTACCACAGGTAGTGGAAAGAGTGTCTGCATCAGCACGATAATAGCCAGCCTTATCTTTCACTATTCTCCTAAAAATCTGCGCTTTATTATGATCGATCCTAAAGTGGTTGAGCTTCAAAGTTTTAATCCACTTCCACACCTAATCACGCCTGTAGTTACAAACCCCAAGCATGCCCTCACTACACTCCGCTGGCTTGTAGGAGTAATGGAGAACCGATACCGAATTTTTGCCGCGTGTGGAGTACGAAACATCCAAGGGTTTAACGCACACTCTAGAAATAAGTTATCAGAAAGATCGAACTACAAGTCCTGTCAAAATTTGGATAGTACCCGGATGGATACGCTTGAAACAGCTCATGCTTTTCAGAAAAACGGAGAGGGGACTCGAGAACATTTAGAGTATATTGTAGTCATCATCGACGAGCTGGCCGACCTAATGCAAACAGCATCCTCCGAGGTGGAAAGTGTTATTATACGCATTGCTCAAATGGCTCGTGCTGCCGGTATCCACTTAATTGTTTCCACACAAACTCCTCGAGTAGAGGTGTTAACTGGACTTATCAAGGCGAATATTCCGTCCCGAATTGCCTTTCAGGTCGCTTCAAGAATTGATAGCCGTGTGATCTTAGATGAGAGCGGGGCAGAGAGGCTACTAGGGCAAGGAGATATGCTCTATTTGTCCGCAAGTTCCTCCAGATTGCTGCGGGCCCAGGGAGCGTTAGTTACCGATGAAGAGGCTCAGCGCTTGGTAAAATTCATCTCCTCACAATTACCTCCAAACTACGACCGTTCCATTCAGGAGAAATTAGAGGAAGAATCTGCCATCCATGAAGAAGGTCTCGCAGAAGAAGACAAGGTACTGATCCAAAAAAGCATCTCAATTATCCAGCAAGAACAGAAAGTATCTATTTCCATGTTGCAAAGGCGATTAAGGCTTGGCTATACGCGAGCTGCAAGGATAATAGGCTTCCTAGAACGAAAGAGGGTCCTCGGGTCGAAGTATGGGACAGGGGACAGAGAAATTCTTACGGAATTCGGTTCTGTGCAAAAGGAGCAGCAAGAGGCCGGTACAAAAGACCTCAGACAGAAGACTTCTTAA
- a CDS encoding ATP-binding cassette domain-containing protein produces the protein MANGLSITDVGVCLGRTQILSTVTAEVKVGEFVGIFGPNGAGKSTLVKCILGLLPLASGRISVFGSPPGRENRHIGYMPQSQNNLESTALSAFSVVAAIANGNRWGLPWCGMALKNEVIKSLHLVGAAHYAHRPFSVLSNGERQCVALAQALLGKPRLLILDEPLANLDPHNQILLIKCIQKIRKSAGTTVLFIAHDVNPLLDVMDQVLYMAGGTATLGPVEKVFTSEVLSGLYRTKIHVIRARGRIFVVSAEGNVTETIRHA, from the coding sequence GTGGCTAACGGTTTATCAATAACCGACGTTGGTGTTTGCTTGGGTAGAACCCAGATCCTTAGTACCGTCACCGCAGAAGTCAAAGTTGGGGAATTTGTTGGCATTTTTGGTCCTAACGGCGCTGGCAAGTCTACCCTAGTGAAGTGCATTCTTGGGTTGCTTCCACTAGCTTCAGGAAGAATTTCTGTCTTTGGCAGCCCCCCAGGTCGTGAGAATCGTCACATTGGCTACATGCCACAATCTCAGAATAATCTGGAGAGCACAGCCCTAAGCGCGTTCTCAGTAGTGGCTGCTATTGCAAATGGAAACCGTTGGGGGTTACCTTGGTGCGGCATGGCTCTTAAGAATGAGGTGATTAAATCCCTCCATCTAGTAGGCGCGGCTCATTACGCTCATCGTCCTTTTTCGGTGCTTTCCAACGGAGAGAGGCAGTGCGTTGCGCTTGCCCAAGCGCTACTGGGAAAACCTAGGCTTCTTATTCTTGATGAACCTCTCGCCAACCTCGATCCGCATAACCAGATACTTCTTATTAAATGTATCCAAAAGATTAGAAAATCTGCTGGAACCACTGTGCTTTTTATTGCCCATGACGTTAATCCCCTCCTTGATGTAATGGATCAGGTTCTCTATATGGCTGGAGGAACTGCTACTCTAGGTCCTGTTGAAAAGGTATTCACCAGTGAAGTGTTAAGCGGTCTCTACCGCACAAAAATTCACGTTATCCGTGCAAGGGGAAGGATCTTCGTTGTCAGCGCGGAGGGAAACGTAACAGAGACTATTCGCCATGCTTAA
- the lipA gene encoding lipoyl synthase, with translation MPPGIINPISDSTLHQARKPTWIKVRLPSNPVFFSTKGLIADLKLHTVCESAQCPNRWECWSRGTATFMIAGDRCTRACRFCAVSTAKPLPLEEDEPERVAEAVRRMKLKHVVLTAVARDDLKDGGASHFAHVVQAVRAIDSSLVVEVLTPDFNGREWALQIVLDANPHVFNHNLETVERLTPFVRSRAKYRLSLEVLSMAKRLRASLVVKSGLMLGLGEAEAELLQAMDDLLETGVQVLTLGQYLRPSPRHFPVVEYIPPAIFDRYRDIALSKGFEFVSSGPLVRSSYHAADFVPLTVPNSPKKASSG, from the coding sequence ATGCCTCCAGGGATTATTAATCCTATTAGTGACTCTACATTGCACCAAGCTCGGAAGCCGACTTGGATCAAAGTTCGCCTTCCTTCTAACCCAGTGTTCTTCTCCACCAAGGGGCTAATTGCTGATCTGAAACTTCACACGGTTTGCGAGAGTGCTCAGTGCCCAAATCGCTGGGAATGCTGGAGTCGAGGGACTGCTACCTTTATGATCGCCGGCGATCGTTGCACTCGAGCCTGCAGATTCTGCGCTGTATCTACAGCTAAGCCTCTTCCTCTGGAAGAGGACGAGCCAGAGCGCGTAGCTGAGGCCGTCCGTCGTATGAAACTCAAACATGTTGTCCTTACGGCTGTCGCGCGCGATGACTTGAAAGATGGCGGCGCCAGCCATTTTGCTCACGTCGTTCAGGCTGTCCGTGCAATTGATTCTTCTCTTGTTGTCGAGGTCCTCACCCCAGACTTCAACGGCAGAGAATGGGCCTTACAAATCGTACTGGATGCAAACCCTCACGTCTTTAACCACAACTTAGAAACCGTGGAGCGGCTAACTCCATTTGTGAGATCTCGAGCCAAGTATCGTCTTTCTCTGGAAGTGCTTTCTATGGCTAAACGCCTCCGGGCCAGCCTCGTCGTCAAAAGCGGCCTGATGCTTGGACTAGGAGAGGCCGAAGCTGAGCTCCTCCAAGCCATGGATGACCTACTTGAGACAGGCGTCCAAGTACTGACCTTAGGCCAGTATCTTCGTCCAAGCCCTCGACACTTTCCGGTGGTGGAATACATTCCTCCAGCCATCTTTGATCGCTATAGGGACATTGCTCTCTCCAAAGGCTTTGAGTTTGTCTCCAGTGGACCATTGGTACGCAGTTCTTATCACGCTGCTGACTTTGTTCCCCTCACCGTCCCCAATTCTCCAAAAAAAGCCAGCTCAGGCTAG
- a CDS encoding zinc ABC transporter substrate-binding protein, whose amino-acid sequence MIRHFLTFFGFFFSIGHVFAAIQIVAVENFYGKIAKQIGGSSVAVDSILGNPNQNPHEFQTDAATVKAIASADILIYNGLGYDDWVEKLLRVNGKPYCKTIKVADLVRVKMGQNPHIWYDPETMSMLATRLAQILNKSAAAEAFEKSMQPLREKISALRGKTSGLKVTATESIFGYMARSLGWEMLNYDYQQTTVNNAEPCFQQSVNFEKALTEGQAKVLFYNSQVQNPSAKRMQSIAKRHGIAVVGITETQPHYFLTYVDWMLWELSMIEGVLSLK is encoded by the coding sequence ATGATAAGGCATTTCCTCACCTTCTTTGGTTTTTTCTTTTCCATTGGCCATGTCTTTGCAGCTATCCAGATTGTAGCGGTAGAGAATTTCTACGGGAAAATTGCCAAACAGATTGGAGGTTCCTCCGTGGCAGTTGATAGCATCCTTGGGAATCCTAATCAGAACCCTCATGAGTTTCAGACAGATGCCGCTACTGTGAAAGCAATCGCTAGCGCAGATATCCTTATCTACAATGGCTTGGGGTATGACGATTGGGTAGAGAAGCTCTTAAGGGTGAATGGAAAGCCATATTGTAAGACTATTAAGGTGGCAGATCTCGTTAGGGTGAAAATGGGGCAAAATCCCCACATTTGGTATGATCCGGAAACCATGTCTATGCTGGCAACACGACTCGCGCAAATTCTGAATAAATCGGCAGCTGCAGAGGCCTTTGAGAAATCTATGCAGCCGTTGCGAGAAAAAATTTCCGCTCTCCGCGGCAAGACTTCTGGACTGAAAGTAACTGCCACTGAATCCATTTTTGGATATATGGCCCGCTCTCTAGGATGGGAAATGCTTAATTACGACTATCAACAAACAACAGTGAATAATGCGGAGCCTTGCTTTCAACAGAGTGTGAACTTCGAAAAAGCCCTCACTGAAGGCCAAGCAAAAGTCCTCTTCTACAATAGCCAGGTGCAAAATCCTTCCGCAAAACGGATGCAATCCATTGCCAAAAGACATGGGATAGCTGTAGTGGGAATTACAGAGACTCAACCACATTATTTTCTCACTTACGTGGATTGGATGCTTTGGGAATTATCGATGATAGAAGGGGTGCTCAGTCTTAAATAG
- a CDS encoding AAA family ATPase, translated as MQKRLSEVFRVTFGEKQSVVPQSFGQGEPSSTGSGGRRLHPLLSQFLYTPRDIKEHLDRFVIRQEEAKKVLSVAVCDHYHHAREAVSGENLPGYTKQNVLLIGPTGVGKTHLIKHIAELIGVPFVKADATKFSETGYVGGDVDDLVRELVEYAGGDISLAEIGIVFLDEIDKIATSSRNPGRDVSGHGVQTGLLKLMEETEVSLKNPSDIQSQIQSVMEMQTQRGRGPVRRETINTKHILFIVSGAFEGLDRIIHHRKQQLQVGFCTKRAAPDSESNVLQVAHTRDFIEYGFESEFIGRLPVRSICHALEVEDLFQIMRHSEDSIILQYERAFRSYGIEIHFEEEALWKIAASAHQEGTGARGLLTVLERLLRDFKYALPGAGVTSFTVDAALVEKPSIHLSCLLEGGFAKKERTLRTEAKQFMQQFSEQHEVQVEASESALTRLAKRAIREKVTMRELCEKLFKDYQFGLHLIQKSKLEPTKLVLPEEAIDNPEEYLSRLVAQSYHSGESL; from the coding sequence ATGCAAAAGAGATTGTCCGAGGTGTTTCGGGTCACTTTTGGCGAGAAGCAATCGGTTGTGCCCCAGTCCTTCGGGCAGGGCGAGCCCTCCTCTACTGGTAGTGGCGGTAGGAGATTACATCCTCTTCTTTCTCAGTTCCTCTACACTCCGCGTGATATAAAGGAGCACTTGGATCGCTTTGTTATTCGACAGGAAGAGGCAAAGAAAGTGCTAAGTGTTGCTGTCTGTGACCACTATCACCACGCTAGGGAAGCCGTGAGTGGGGAAAACTTGCCCGGATATACCAAACAAAATGTCCTCTTGATTGGTCCAACGGGCGTAGGCAAAACTCACTTAATCAAACATATTGCTGAGTTAATTGGTGTACCCTTTGTCAAGGCGGACGCCACTAAATTCAGTGAGACGGGTTATGTAGGCGGAGACGTAGATGATCTTGTCCGAGAACTAGTAGAGTATGCAGGGGGGGACATTTCACTAGCCGAGATAGGCATCGTTTTTCTTGATGAAATTGATAAAATTGCCACCTCTTCTAGAAATCCAGGCCGAGATGTAAGTGGGCATGGTGTCCAAACCGGGCTGCTGAAACTTATGGAGGAAACCGAGGTTTCTCTAAAAAATCCCTCAGACATCCAGTCTCAGATTCAGTCTGTCATGGAGATGCAAACGCAGCGTGGCCGCGGCCCGGTGCGCAGGGAGACTATCAACACCAAACATATCCTCTTCATTGTGAGTGGTGCTTTTGAGGGGTTGGACCGCATCATCCATCATAGAAAGCAACAGTTGCAGGTTGGCTTTTGCACCAAAAGGGCCGCCCCTGATTCGGAAAGCAATGTTTTACAGGTGGCTCATACTCGGGATTTTATCGAATATGGATTCGAGTCTGAATTCATCGGTCGGCTTCCAGTCCGCTCTATCTGTCATGCTCTAGAGGTTGAAGATCTTTTCCAGATTATGAGGCATTCGGAAGATAGCATTATTCTTCAGTACGAACGCGCTTTCCGTTCTTATGGTATTGAGATACATTTCGAGGAGGAAGCTCTATGGAAAATCGCCGCTTCTGCTCACCAGGAAGGGACCGGAGCGCGTGGTCTGCTCACCGTTCTAGAGAGACTCTTGCGAGACTTTAAGTATGCGCTACCAGGTGCTGGTGTCACGTCGTTTACCGTAGATGCAGCCCTAGTGGAAAAACCCAGCATCCATCTTTCCTGCCTGCTTGAGGGCGGTTTTGCCAAAAAGGAACGTACTTTGCGTACTGAAGCTAAGCAGTTTATGCAGCAGTTTAGCGAACAACATGAAGTGCAGGTGGAGGCCTCGGAATCTGCACTTACACGCCTTGCGAAACGGGCGATTAGAGAAAAAGTCACGATGCGTGAGCTTTGCGAAAAGTTGTTTAAAGACTACCAATTTGGCCTGCATCTTATCCAAAAAAGTAAACTGGAGCCTACCAAGCTAGTACTTCCAGAAGAAGCCATTGACAATCCAGAAGAGTATTTGAGCAGGCTAGTGGCCCAATCTTACCATAGCGGGGAGAGTCTATAG